The Armatimonadota bacterium sequence CTCGTGAGCCGGCTCTCCGCCCAGACCCGCCCGCCCCGGTCCATGGCGGACCACGCGGAGGAACTCCTCGACATCTATGCGCAATGCCGGAGGGCGTGCCGTGTGTAGCGTGGACATCTCCGTGGTCATCGTGAACCACAACACCCGCCAGCTGCTGCAGGAGTGCTTGCGGTCCGTGCGGGAGGACGCCCGGCAAAGCGGCCTTGCGGTGGAGGTGATCGTGGTGGACAACGCCTCCACCGACGGCAGCCCGGAGATGGTGGCGCAGCACTTCCCCGAGGTGGTGCTCCTCCGCAGCGAGGAGAACCTCGGGTACTCCGCGGGCAACAACCTGGGCATCTGGCGCAGCCGGGGCCGCCACATCCTGCTGCTGAACTCGGACACCGTGGTGCGGCCCGGTGCTTTGCGGGAGATGTGCGCGAAGCTGGACGCGCGGCCGGACCTGGGCGCCGTGGCCCCGAAGCTCCTCAACCCAGACGGTTCCCTCCAGCAGTCGTGCTGGCGGTTTCCGCTCAAGGCCCTGCTCATTCACGCCCTCGGCCTCGGCCGGTTGGGCCTCGTGGACGACTACCGCCGCTGGGACCACCGCACGGATCGGGAGGTGGAGTGGGTGAGCTCCGCGGCCATGATGGTCCCGCGCCGCGCCTTCGAGCGGGTGGGTTTGCTGGACCCCGACTTCTTCTACGGCGCCGACACGGACTGGTGCTTTCGGGCCGCCCGGGCCGGCCTGCGCTTCCTGTCGCTTTCCCG is a genomic window containing:
- a CDS encoding glycosyltransferase family 2 protein, giving the protein MCSVDISVVIVNHNTRQLLQECLRSVREDARQSGLAVEVIVVDNASTDGSPEMVAQHFPEVVLLRSEENLGYSAGNNLGIWRSRGRHILLLNSDTVVRPGALREMCAKLDARPDLGAVAPKLLNPDGSLQQSCWRFPLKALLIHALGLGRLGLVDDYRRWDHRTDREVEWVSSAAMMVPRRAFERVGLLDPDFFYGADTDWCFRAARAGLRFLSLSRAEVVHHGRGSRQGAPDPRFAGGPEAQERYVRKHHGRWGVMAFRLLLMLAAFPRAVLWELAHRLRPGPRIRERRNLYRRLLTFAVRKEGILA